The Pelecanus crispus isolate bPelCri1 chromosome 7, bPelCri1.pri, whole genome shotgun sequence genome includes a window with the following:
- the CCDC66 gene encoding coiled-coil domain-containing protein 66, with the protein MNLGDGLKLETEVLDGKPRLILAASDKSKPAMKMGNKARAPKQALRIRHTGHVPRSTQNACIKQENLTKPRSESSLSMTKGEKLQVTKHSSHEAATKDHSLIFQRDSTNRCPDSENPNVKKSKQKPQNPCVSGEDLRSLVYLTQEQLQQILMTLKEGSRSISETHNENQEERATNEASEENIIVLLQKACEVSSVPDEANSDPGRKQEAYPQPGQKVIKDSWKPADMFSTLGEREGEKALLEFRRTQWKKELDEQVALKKKLKETLEGEVGYFWAKPGNNKAHKEKVETANPDQTVFPADSVITTEENCVCTTALTTEANKVPLNVSSAPAGQSSDFSSSDLAAVNCTAFVLGEVVPQERPFSALKHEQQRKWLEELDKQKEEAKLRKIEEKLNLSKAEEHDRWAMHFDSLKNHLNANAQHPLNGMYEKQPESLCLSPDPKALTTFIHPFSPAALGNLMPSKVGNAEKAAKNSALEHSQKVSFLRSMTALLDPAQIEERDRRRQKQLEHQKAIMAQVEEKRKKKQLEEEQRKWEEQEEEQRLAREKEQMQKQFEEDMLKQKQKEELVTLKTNELYQTMQKAQELAQRLKQEQRIRDLAQKGHDISKLQKNLGGGDTEFENCNTDLSHQSHNFSDDIKSHIDQQTSPRKDTAVQTDDFNTSAYTESAEERTVCCTSPDISIEYKETSSSKKYQKEVEYIDKNKISGKENGGIYSDLYEQYARKERHIKPSEKYSKRPDWNINKPGKRYIPASERYPKQLQKQREENRVRRQMELLQLVERNTPGNLCPKKGGYSDRSPSPHEEINMKNKGHRVRKDKQLHKNHLNGERSESPPVPAVKNRLHQVQQKQIHASNFLVHNNNSRREKNIKTGTQQRSSPPPVTEAGRPPSSQFIPYVRTNEVYHLDPDAPVTRPSTHDPQYRQFNDSYQTPRQIFSSDHVRDPLLNPDVVKIRERQQAILKGLSELRQGLLQKQKELETALIPTTAQEENFFPPF; encoded by the exons ATAAATCAAAGCCTGCAATGAAG ATGGGTAATAAAGCCAGAGCACCTAAACAGGCATTGAGAATAAGGCATACTGGACATGTTCCAAGGTCAACACAAAATGCTTGTATCAAGCAGGAAAACTTAACAAAACCAAGGAGTGAATCAAGCTTATCAATGACAAAAGGCGAAAAACTGCAAGTTACTAAACACTCCTCACATGAAGCCGCAACTAAAGATCACTCTTTGATTTTCCAAAGAGATAGCACAAACAGATGTCCTGATTCAGAGAATcctaatgttaaaaaaagtaaacagaaacCTCAAAACCCGTGTGTATCAGGTGAAGACCTAAGAAGTTTGGTGTATTTAACACAAGAACAGCTTCAACAGATTTTGATGACACTAAAAGAAGGAAGTAGAAGCATCTCTGAGACTCATAATGAAAACCAAGAGGAAAGGG CTACTAATGAGGCATCAGAGGAGAACATTATAGTGTTGCTCCAAAAAGCTTGTGAAGTTTCATCTGTTCCAGATGAAGCTAACTCTGATCCAGGCAGGAAACAAGAAGCATATCCGCAACCAGGACAGAAAGTTAT AAAGGATTCATGGAAACCTGCTGACATGTTTAGTACCTTGGgtgaaagagaaggggagaaagcCTTACTAGAATTTAGAAGGACCCAATGGAAGAAGGAATTAG ATGAACAGGTAGCActgaagaagaaactgaaagaaacttTGGAGGGAGAGGTGGGTTATTTCTGGGCAAAACCTGGCAATAACAAAGCCCATAAAGAGAAAGTGGAAACAGCTAACCCAGATCAG ACAGTGTTTCCAGCTGACTCAGTTATTACCACTGAGGAAAACTGTGTCTGTACAACTGCTTTAACCACAGAGGCTAATAAAGTTCCACTGAATGTTTCAAGCGCTCCAGCTGGACAGTCTTCTGATTTCAGTTCTTCTGACTTAGCAGCTGTCAATTGCACAGCATTTGTTTTAGGG GAAGTTGTGCCGCAGGAACGACCTTTTAGTGCTTTGAAGCATGAGCAACAGAGGAAGTGGCTTGAAGAGCTGgacaaacagaaggaagaagctAAGCTAcgaaaaatagaagaaaaacttaATTTATCAAAG GCTGAAGAGCATGACAGATGGGCAATGCATTTTGATTCCTTAAAGAACCACCTTAATGCTAATGCACAACACCCCTTAAATGGAATGTACGAAAAGCAGCCTGAAAGTCTTTGCCTGTCACCTGACCCTAAGGCATTGACTACTTTTATTCACCCTTTTTCACCTGCAGCTTTAGGCAACCTCATGCCGTCAAAGgtgggaaatgcagaaaaagctgCTAAAAACAGTGCTTTGGAACACAGTCAGAAAGTCAG TTTCCTCCGTTCAATGACAGCTCTCCTGGACCCTGCACAGATTGAAGAGAGAGACAGGCGGCGGCAGAAACAGTTGGAGCATCAG AAGGCAATAATGGCTCAGGTAGAAGAAAAACGGAAGAAGAAGCAACTGgaagaagagcagagaaaatgggaagaacAAGAGGAAGAACAGCGCTTAGCAcgagaaaaagaacaaatgcagaaacagTTTGAAGAAGATatgctgaaacaaaaacaaaaggag gaactcGTGACTCTTAAAACAAATGAGCTTTATCAGACAATGCAGAAAGCTCAAGAATTAGCACAGAGATTAAAACAAGAACAGCGCATTCGAGACTTGGCTCAGAAGGGACATGACATCTCAAAACTTCAGAAGAATCTTGGTGGTG GTGATACAGAATTTGAAAATTGTAATACTGACCTTTCACATCAAAGTCACAATTTTTCTGATGACATTAAGAGCCACATTGATCAGCAGACTTCTCCTCGGAAAGACACTGCTGTACAGACAG atgactTTAATACTTCAGCATACACTGAGtcagctgaggaaagaactgTGTGTTGCACATCGCCTGATATTTCCATAGAATATAAAGAAACCTCTAGCAGCAAGAAATACCAGAAGGAAGTAGAGTatatagataaaaataaaatttcaggaaaagagaATGGTGGCATTTACAGTGATCTATACGAACAATAtgccagaaaagaaagacacattaagccttcagaaaaatacagcaaaagacCTGACTGGAACATAAACAAGCCTGGGAAAAGATACATTCCAGCATCAGAAAGATACCCTAAACAGCTAcaaaaacaaagggaagaaaacagagtaaGACGACAAATGGAGCTGCTTCAGCTGGTAGAAAGAAATACCCCTGGGAATCTCTGCCCAAAAAAAGGTGGTTATTCAGACAGGTCTCCTTCACCTCACgaagaaataaatatgaagaatAAGGGACATAGAGTCAGAAAG GATAAACAATTACATAAGAATCATTTGAATGGAGAAAG ATCTGAATCGCCACCTGTTCCAGCAGTTAAGAACAGATTACACCAAGTGCAACAAAAACAGATACATGCTTCTAATTTCCTGGTGCATAACAACAATagtagaagagagaaaaatatcaaGACAGGTACACAGCAGAGGAGCTCCCCTCCTCCTGTTACAGAAGCTGGAAGACCTCCCTCTTCACAATTTATTCCGTATGTTCGAACAAATGAAGTATATCATCTTGATCCAGATGCACCAGTGACTAGACCTTCAACACATGACCCACAGTATCGACAGTTTAATG ATTCTTACCAAACGCCACGACAGATTTTTAGCTCTGATCACGTTAGAGATCCTCTTCTAAATCCTGATGTAGTTAAAATCAGAGAGAGACAACAAGCAATTCTCAAAGGTTTGTCAGAATTACGCCAG